In Bradyrhizobium sp. WBOS07, the genomic window AGGCCGCGGCCGCGGTCGGCCAGATCGCACTGGCCCGGATCTGGTCCGAGGTGCTCGGGACCCACGGCATCGGCACCGGCCAGATCCTGGTGACGCCGCAGGACACCGAGGAGCGCCGCCGCTATCTCAACGCGCGCTCCACCATCGGCAAGCTGCTGGAATGGCGCGCCATCCCCGTGATCAACGAGAACGACACGGTGGCGACCAACGAGATCCGCTACGGCGACAACGACCGCCTCGCCGCGCGCGTCGCCACCATGGCGAGCGCCGACCTGCTCGTGCTGCTGTCCGACATCGACGGGCTCTACGACGCTCCGCCGAAGAACAACCCGAACGCCAAGCTGATTCCGGTGGTCGAGAGCATCTCCTCGGAGATCGAGGCGGTGGCGGGCGACGCCGAATCCGAGCTGTCGCGCGGCGGCATGCGCACCAAGGTCGAGGCGGCCAAGATCGCCACGACAGGCGGCACGCATATGCTGATCGCCTCCGGCAAGATCGAGCATCCGCTGCGGGCGATCGCCGATGGCGGCCGCTGCACCTGGTTCCTGACGCCCGCCAACCCCATCACCTCGCGCAAGCGCTGGATCGCGGGCACGCTGGAGCCGAAGGGCACACTGACGATCGATGCCGGCGCAGTGACGGCGCTGCGCGCCGGCGCCAGTCTGCTGCCGGCCGGCGTGATCAAGGTCGAGGGCCAGTTCGCCCGCGGCGATGCCGTGATCGTGCGCGGCCCCGACAGCAGCGAGGTCGGCCGCGGCCTGATCGCCTACGACGCCGACGAGGCCGAGCGGATCAGGGGCCGTTCCTCCCCGGACGTGATGGCCATCCTCGGCATCAGCGGCCGCGCCGAGATGATCCACCGCGACGATCTGGTGGTGGGCGGGTAGCGCCCTTTGCGTCGTCATTCCGGGATGGTCCGAGGACCAGACCTCAGGTGCGCAATTGCGCACCGGGGAATCTCGAGATTCCGGGCTCGGTGCTCACGCACCGCCCCGGAATGACGTCGGGAGACCAGCCATACCCTGCCCGCCCTTCGCAGAAGCGGGATTTCCGTGCTAGGACACCGCCTTAGCAGAAGGTTGAAACTCCAATGGCCGCCCCCCTCAAAGCCGTCGATGGCAATGCCGATCTCCAGACGCTGATGTCCGATCTCGGGACCCGTGCCCGCGCGGCCGCGCGGGTGCTGGCGCTGGCGCCGCCGGAGCAGAAGAACCGGGCGCTGGAAGCCATGGAGCGGGCGATCCGCAGCCATGCGGCCGCCATTCTCGCCGCCAATGCCGAGGACGTCGCCGAGGCCCGCGCCTCCGGTAACGCCACCTCCGCCTTCATCGATCGCCTGACGCTGACCGAGGGGCGGATCGAGGGCATGGCCGAGGGTATCGCCATCGTCCGCGGCATCGCCGATCCGGTCGGCACCGTCACCGAAAGCTGGCAGCGGCCGAACGGCATGACCATCGAGCGCGTGCGCGTGCCGCTCGGCGTCGTCGGCGTGATCTTCGAGAGCCGGCCGAACGTTGCGGCGGACGCCGGCGTGCTGTGCCTGAAATCCGGCAACGCCGTGATCCTGCGCGGCGGCTCCGACAGTTTCCGTTCGTGCCGCGCCATCCATGAGTGCCTGGTGCAGGGCCTGCGCGAAGCCGGCCTGCCGGAAGCCGCGATCACGCTGGTGCCGACGCGCGACCGCGCCGCGGTCGGCATGATGCTGTCAGGATTGAACGGCGCCATCGACGTGATCGTGCCGCGCGGGGGCAAGAGCCTCGTCGCCCGCGTCGAGCAGGAGGCGCGCGTGCCCGTCTTCGCGCATCTCGAAGGCGTCAACCACGTCTATGTCGATGCCAGCGCCGATCTCGCCATGGCGAAGTCGATCGTGCTCAACGCGAAGATGCGCCGCACCGGCGTCTGCGGAGCGGCCGAGACGCTGCTCGTCGACCGCGCCGCGGCCGGCAAGAACCTCAAGCCGCTGGTCGAGATGCTGCTCGATGCCGGCTGCGAAGTGCGGGGCGACGACGCGGTGCAGAAGACGGACGCGCGCGTCAAACCCGCCAGCGAGGACGATTGGGACACCGAATATCTCGATGCGATCATCGCGGCGAAGGTGGTGGACGGCGTCGACGGCGCGATCGCGCACATCCAGAATCACGGCTCGCACCACACTGATGCGATCGTGAGTGCCGACGAGGCTGCGGCGAACAAATTCCTCAGCGAGGTCGATTCCGCAATCGTGCTGCACAATGCCTCGACGCAGTTTGCCGATGGCGGCGAGTTCGGCTTCGGCGCCGAGATCGGCATCGCCACCGGGCGCTTCCACGCCCGCGGCCCTGTCGGCGCCGAGCAATTGACGAGCTTCAAATATCGCGTCCACGGCACCGGGCAGACGCGGCCGTAAACGTCGCGAGGCGCGGGCATTGAACAGCAATTTCGTCGTGCCGCGCTTCCTGGCGCAAGCGGTCCCGCCCACCACGGCGGGCATGCGCATCGGCCTGCTCGGCGGCTCGTTCAATCCGCCGCATCAGGCGCATCGGGCCATCAGCCAGTTCGCGCTGAAGCGATTGCAACTCGATCGCGTCTGGTGGCTGGTGACCCCCGGCAATCCGCTGAAGGAGAACGGCCCGCTGCGTGAGCTCGGCGCGCGCATGCAGGCTGCGCGCGACGTCGCCGACGATCCCAGGATCGAGGTCAGCTGTCTCGAATCCGTCATTCGCACCCGTTATACTATCGACACGATCAACACCTTGCGCCGCCGCCTCTCGGGCCTGCGCTTTGTCTGGATCATGGGCGCCGACAACCTCGCTCAATTCCATCGTTGGCAGCATTGGCGGCGCATCGCCGACCAGGTGCCGATCGCGGTGGTCGATCGCCCGCCGCAGAGTTTTCGCGCCCTCGCCTCGCCCGCTGCCAGGGCGTTGGCGCGCTACCGCCTGCCCGAGAAGAAGGCCCCGCTGCTTGCGGACCAGCCGGCGCCGGCCTGGGTCTTTTTGACCGGCATGAAGCTGAACCTGTCCTCGACGGGCCTGCGGAACCCGGATGGGAGCTGGAAAGGTACGAAGTGAGTCAGACCGTGGGGGCCGGGTGGGCTTCGGGCCTCTCTGGCATATTGAAACCCTTAACCCCACATGATGTAGTGTAACCGGTGGACGCCGGATTCGGCGTTCGCGATACAGTGAAAGGAATGGTCCCTGACCGCATCTGTATTGTCCAAGTCTACTTCCCCGAAGTCAGCTTCGACGAAGCCTGTTTTACCCAAGGTTGCCAAGCCGGCGCGTAAAACATCGACCAAAGCTGCGGCCTTGGAGGCGCAACCCGACGCCGACAAGACGCTGAGCCTGATCCTCTCCCGCCTCGAGGACATGAAGGCGGAAGAGACGGTCACCATCGACCTTCGTGGCAAATCGGCGTACTCCGACTACATGATCGTCACCACCGGCCGGGCCAACCGGCACGTCGGCGCGATCGCGGAAAACGTCACCAAGAGCCTGAAGGAAAACGGCATCAAGAACATCCATGTCGAGGGCTTGCCCAATTGCGACTGGGTGCTGATCGATTCCGGCGACGTGATCGTGCACGTGTTCAGACCCGAGGTCCGCGAGTTCTACAATCTCGAGCGATTGTACACGCAGGGCCCAGGGGCGGCGAAGGCGATCTAGGCTCCAAGGCGATCTAGGCTCGCTGGCCGATTTCGAATCGGCTGACGCGCATGCTAGCGTCGTGCGCGCGCATCATGCGCGCGGTATTGAAAACGCGACCCTGAAGAGATCATGCGTGTTGCCGTCATTGCGGTGGGCCGGCTGAAGCAGGGGCCCGAACGGGAGCTTGCCGACCGCTATTTCGAGCGGTTCAGCGAAGCCGGCGGCAAGCTCGGATTCCGCGGGCTCAGCGTCTACGAAGTCGCCGAAAGCCGCGCGCGGGACACAGCGACGCGGATGGCCGAGGAGGCCGCGGCGATCTCAGCCCATGTCCCGGAAAAATCCATCCTGGTGGCGCTGGACGAGCGCGGGCAGAATCTCGATTCTACCGTATTCGCACGGCATCTGGCGCGCTGGCGGGACGAAGGCGCCGGACATACTATCTTCATGATCGGAGGGGCGGACGGACTTTCGCCCGAATTGCGCCGTAAGGCCAAGCTCGCGATCGCGTTCGGCTCTGCGACCTGGCCGCACCAAATGGTCCGCGTCATGCTTCTGGAACAGCTTTACCGGGCCGCCACCATTCTGGCCGGCCATCCCTATCACCGCGCGTGATGCGCGCCACAACGAGCATCTTTGCCTAAGCGATGCGAGCGCCTGTCCTCAACCTGCTGCTGATCGCGAGCGTCCTGCAAACAGGCGTTCCGGGCGCAAGCCGCGCGCAGGCTCAGGCGGCGCCGCCGCAGACCGCCGCGGTCTCGCCCGATGCCATCAAGCAGCGCGAGCAGGAGCTGGAAGCCGCCCGCGCCAGGCAGAAGAGCGCGGAAGAGGCACAGGCCAAGCTCAAGGCCGAGATCACCTCGCTGGGGAAGGACCGCACCCAGCTCAATCAGCAGCTGATCGACACCGCGGCCAATGTGCGCACGGTCGAGGCCAAGATCGACGACACCGAAGCGCGGCTGCGAAGCCTGAACGGCCGCGAGCAGGAGATGCGCGCGTCGCTGGATTCGCGCCGCGGCGACATCGTCGAGGTGCTGGCGGCGTTGCAGCGGGCCGGGCGGCGGACGCCGCCGGCTCTGCTGGTGCGGCCCGAAGACGCGCTGCAATCCTTGCGCACGGCGATGCTGCTCGGCGCCGTGGTGCCGGAATTGCGCGGCCGCGCCGAGAAGATCGCAAGCGAGCTCGGCGAGCTCGTGGCCTTGCGCAAGACCATCGCCTCCGAGCGCGACCAGCTCGCCACCGACCGCGACCGGGTCCGCAGCGACCAGACCCGGCTCACCGCCCTGGTCGAGGAGCGGCAGCGCCAGCAGGCGGCGCGCGAAAAGGATCTCGACGCCGAGAACTCGCGCGCGATCATGCTGTCGAAGCAGGTCGGCGATCTCCAGGGCCTGATCACCAAGATGGAGCAGGACCTGCAAAGCGCCGCCAAGGCCGCCGAGAAGGCAGCCGAGGCCGCAAGGCAGGCCGAGGCCAAGGAAGCCAAGCTGGCGGCCGCCAGCGCCAAGTCGGGCCCGGGCGCATTCAAGGACCGGTCCCGGACCACCCCCGCCATCGCGTTCGCCTCGGCCAAGGGTCTGCTGCCGCTTCCGGTTAACGGTAACAAGATCAGGGATTTCGGCGGTTCCGACGGGGTCGGCGGGGTTCAGAAGGGCATTTCGCTGGCAACCAGGCCCGGCTCCCAGGTCACAACGCCGTGTGACGGCTGGGTGGTCTATTCCGGCCCGTTCCGCAGCTATGGACAACTCTTGATCCTCAACGCCGGGGGCGGGTATCATGTCCTGATCGCCGGGATGGAGCGTATTTCGGTCAACATCGGACAGTTCGTGCTCACGGGAGAGCCGGTCGCGACCATGGGGTCGACATCTCAAGTCGCCTCCATTCTCGCGACGAACGCGAGTCAACCTGTGCTGTATGTCGAGTTCCGTAAGGACGGCACTCCAATCGATCCAGGCCCATGGTGGGCCGCAAATGAAGGCGAGAAGGTTCGCGGATGATGCGCAAGACTTCAGTAATCCTCCTCAGCGCCGCCACCGGTGCAGCGCTGACGCTGTTCGTGACCCAGCCGCGCGCGGTCTTCATGGGCTCCAGCGCGCGAGCCGCCACCGCGGACACCTATCGCCAGCTCAACCTGTTCGGCGACGTGTTCGAGCGCGTGCGCTCCGACTATGTCGAGAAGCCCGACGACACCAAGCTGATCGAATCCGCCATCAGCGGCATGCTCACCGGCCTCGATCCGCATTCCAGCTACATGGACGCCAAGAGCTTCCGCGACATGCAGGTGCAGACGCGCGGTGAGTTCGGCGGCCTCGGCATCGAGGTCACGATGGAAGACGGCCTCATCAAGGTGGTCTCGCCGATCGACGACACGCCGGCATCGCGTGCCGGCGTCATGGCCAACGACATCATCACCAATCTCGACGACGAGGCGGTGCAGGGCCTGACCCTGAACCAGGCGGTCGAGAAGATGCGCGGCCCGGTCAACACCAAGATCAAGCTCAAGATCATTCGCAAGGGCCAGGACAATCCGATCGACGTCACTCTGGTGCGCGACAACATCCGCGTCCGCTCGGTGCGTGCGCGCGTGGAGCAGGACGACATCGGCTATATCCGCATCACCACCTTCAACGAGCAGACCACCGAAGGGCTGAAGCGCGAGATCGGCAACCTCTCGAATCAGATCGGCGGCGACAAGCTCAAGGGCTTCATCATCGACCTGCGCAACAATCCGGGCGGCCTGCTCGAGGAAGCGGTCACCGTCTCCGACTCCTTCCTGGAGAAGGGCGAGATCGTCTCGACCCGCGGCCGCAATGCCGAGGAGACCCAGCGCCGCACCGCGCATTCGGGCGACCTCACCAAGGGCAAGCCGGTCATCGTGCTGGTCAATGGCGGTTCGGCCTCTGCGTCGGAGATCGTCGCCGGCGCGCTGCAGGACCACAAGCGCGCCACCATCGTCGGCACGCGCTCGTTCGGCAAGGGCTCGGTGCAGACCATCATCCCGCTCGGAAGCGGCAACGGTGCGCTGCGCCTGACCACGGCGCGCTATTACACGCCGTCGGGCAAGTCGATCCAGGCCAAGGGCATCGTGCCCGATATCGAGGTGCTGCAGGACGTGCCGGACGAGCTGAAGGCGCGCACCGACACCAAGGGCGAGGCTTCCCTGCGCGGCCATCTCAAGAACGACGGCGACGAGAAGACCGGATCGCAATCCTACGTCCCGCCGGACGCCAAGGACGACAAGGCGCTCAAGCTCGCCGGCGACCTGCTCCACGGCATCAAGAACAGCGCCTCGGCCGCGCCCGCGCCGGGCGGCGACACCAAGGCCACGACCGACAAGCCCAAAGCGGCGAACTAGGTCGACGAACCAGCTCGCGTATCACGCGATCCCTGAAGGGCGGCTCCAGGAGCCGCCCTTTTTGCTTGGGAACTCCTGGCATCCCCGGCCTCTCCCGGCCTGCCGCCGCTTGACCTCGGCGTGGTATCGTCATTCGCAGTGATTCGGGATCGCGCATGACTGAAACGGCCGATGATCTGAGCGCTCCGCTCGGACAGGACAAGCCGCGCCGGAAACGCCGGCTGCGGCTGCCGTTCACGGCCACGCAGCTGCTTGCCGTGCTGCTCGGCCTGTTCCTTGTCACCTTTGCCGGCTTCGCCCTCTTCAACAAGGATCCGCTCGGCGGCGAGCCGATGACGCGGATCGCGATCAAGCCGGCGGACAAGGCAGCGGACGAGAAGCCCGCCGCCGCTCAGGACAGCAGGCACGAGACCAAGGAGGCGCCGAAGCAGGCCTCCCCCGGCGAGCAGAAGACCGTCACCATGATCGACGGCTCCACCGGCGCCCGCCACGACGTGGTCATCGGTGGCGGCGATGGCGCCGACAAGGGCGATGCCGCAGCGTCGGCCCCGCCGCCCGTGATGGCCGGGATCAATCCGAAACTGCTGGAGAAATCGCGCTACGGCATGATCCCGGTGGCGGCCGACGGGCTGAAGCCGTTCAACGTCTATGCCGCGGATGCCGATCGCGCCAAGGCCGCCAAGATGCCGGTGGTCGCCATCGTGATCGGCGGGCTCGGCGTCGGCGCCGCCAAGACCACCGACGCCATCATGAAGCTGCCGGGGGCGGTGACGCTGGCCTTCACGCCCTATGGCGCCGATCCCGGCAAGCTCGCCGAGCGGGCCCGTGCGCAGCGCCACGAGATCTTCCTGCAGATCCCGATGGAGCCCTACGATTTTCCCGACAACGACCCGGGACCGCAGACGCTGCTGACCTCGCTCAGCGCCGACCAGAACATGGACCGCCTGTACTGGCATCTGAGCCGGATGCAGGGCTATGCCGGCATCGCCAATTTCATGGGCGCCCGCTTCATCGCGACCGAGCCGGCGATGCAGCCGATCGTCCGCGAGGCGGCCAAGCGCGGCCTCGGCTTCTTCGACGACGGCTCCTCGCCCCGCAGCATCGCAGGCCAGACAGCAGCGAGCCAGGCCATGCCGTTCGGCAGGGGCGACATCGCGATCGACGTGGTGCCGACGGCGACCGAGATCGACCGCGCCCTGAACAAGCTCGAATCGACGGCGCGCGAGCGTGGCATCGCCGTCGGCACGGCCTCCGCTTTGCCCGTCTCGATCGACCGCATCGCCGCGTGGACCAAGACATTGGCCGACCGGGGCATTCTCCTGGTGCCATTGACAACCGCGATGCTGAAATCAAAATCCAGCTAAATCAACGGATTGGTACGGCGCTTGTCCTGACGGGGACCGGTTCAGCCGTACCGGCAGCATGTGAGAGGTCTGGCGGAATGGCGCGTTACGAGGATCTGCCCTACCGGACCTGTGTCGGTGTGATGCTGCTCAACAAGGAAGGACGCGTGTTCATCGGCCGCCGCGCCGGCGGCATCGAGCATGTCGACGACACCCATGTCTGGCAGATGCCGCAAGGCGGCGTCGATCCCGGCGAGGACACCTGGGAGGCCGCCAAGCGCGAGCTGTATGAGGAGACCAGCGTGCGCTCGGTCGAGCGGCTCGGCGAGGTCCCCGACTGGCTCACTTACGACATTCCGCGCACGGTCGCCGGACGCGCCTGGAAAGGCCGCTACCGCGGCCAGCGCCAGAAATGGTACGCGGTGCGCTTCACCGGCAAGGACAGCGAGATCAACGTCGAAAAGCCCGGCGGCGGCGGCCACAAGGCCGAGTTCATCAGCTGGCGCTGGGAGCCGATGAAGAACCTGACCGGACTGATCATTCCGTTCAAGCGTCCGGTCTATGAGCGCGTGGTGCAGGAATTTTCCGCGCTGGCGGAGGGGTGATCCACTGTCGCTCCACCCTCGCTCGTCATCCCCGCGAAGGCGGGGATCCATAACCCCAGGCGAGAGTAGTGGGCTGAATATCACCACGAGCTTCCAACCATCGACTGCCTGTGGTTATGGATTCCGGGCTCGCGCTCCGCGCGCCCCGGAATGACAAAGATGACCAATGAAAAGCCCTACCGCCCCAATGTGGGGATCGCGCTGTTCAATGCCGATGGCCGCGTGCTGATCGGCCACCGTTTCAAGGGCGACGGACCCGAGATCATTTTGCCGGGGCTCGACTGGCAGATGCCGCAAGGCGGCGTCGACGAGGGCGAGAACTTGCGCGACGCGGCGATGCGCGAGCTCTGGGAGGAGACCAGCGTCGTCAGCGCGGACTATCTCGGCGAGACCGACTGGTTGACGTACGAATTCCCGCCCTACGACGGCCCACAGACGCATCGCCTGGCGAAATTCCGCGGCCAGCGCCAAAAGTGGTTCGCGCTGCGCTTCACCGGCAGGGATGACGAGATCGACCCGCTGACGCCGCGCAACGGCCAGCCCGCCGAGTTCGACGCCTGGCGCTGGGAGCGCCTCGACCGCGTCGCCGATATCGTGGTGCCGTTCCGGCGCGAGGTCTACCTGGCGGTAGCCGGCCAGTTCGCGCCCTTCGCAAGCTGAAAACCGCGAAAACAACCCCATGCACAGTAGAATGGGATTGAAATCGTTGGAGGATTTCGGCCGGCCAGTTGCGGCTGCGCGTGTGAGAGATCCTCATCTCTCGGTCAACAAAGTTTCAGCGCCCGCCACGGTCGGTGACGAGCGCTGAACCTGTTCAGGAATTTCAGACTTGAGCCCCGAAGCGGTGCTCCGGGGCTTAGTGCATAGCCGTCGCGTTGAGCTGATGCTGGATGCTCTTGAAGTGGTCGAGCCGCTCGATGGCGTGATCGAGCTCGCCGCCTTCGTGCTCCTTCAGGCTCTCTTCCATCTCCGCGATCGTCTCGGCGAACTGGGCACGATCGAGCTCGGCCAGCGACGTCGCGACGTCGGCGAGCACGGTCAGCCCCTTTTCGGAGACCTCGGCGATACCGCCGAGCACGATGATCTTCTCGTGCTTGCCGCCGGCGGTGATGGTGAGAATGCCGGGGCGGATCGCCGCCACGACCGGCGCATGCCCTGCCAGCACGCCGAAGTCACCCTCGACGCCGGGGATGTCGACCTGGTCGACCTCGCCCGAGAAGGCGAGCTTTTCCGGAGAGACGAGATCGAAGTGGAAGGTGGCCATGGGAAACCTGCGAATAGCGAGTGGCGAATAGCGAGTGGCGGTCGGGAGCAGCGCGTCTATTCGCTACTCCCTATTCGCCATTCGCGCCTTAGGCGGCTTCCGCCGCCAGCTTCTTGCCCTTCTCGACGGCTTCTTCGATGGTGCCGACCATGTAGAAGGCGGCTTCCGGCAGGTGGTCGTACTTGCCTTCCACCAGGCCCTTGAAGCCCTTGATGGTATCGGCGAGGTCGACGAACTTGCCCGGCGAGCCCGTGAAGATTTCGGCGACGTGGAACGGCTGCGACATGAAGCGCTCGACCTTGCGGGCGCGGGCCACGGTCAGCTTGTCCTCTTCCGAAAGCTCGTCCATGCCGAGAATGGCGATGATGTCCTGCAGCGCCTTGTAGCGCTGCAGCACCTGCTGGACCTGACGGGCGACCGCGTAATGCTCCTCGCCGACGACCAGCGGGGAGAGCATGCGCGAGGTCGAGTCGAGCGGGTCCACCGCCGGATAGATGCCCTTTTCGGCGATCGAGCGCGACAGCGTCGTGGTCGCGTCAAGATGCGCGAACGAGGTCGCCGGCGCCGGGTCGGTCAAGTCGTCGGCCGGAACGTAGATGGCCTGCACCGAGGTGATCGAGCCCTTCTGCGTGGTGGTGATGCGCTCCTGCAGCGCGCCCATGTCGGTGGCGAGCGTCGGCTGATAACCCACCGCCGAAGGAATACGACCGAGCAGTGCCGACACTTCCGAGCCGGCCTGGGTGAAGCGGAAGATGTTGTCGACGAAGAACAGCACGTCCTGGCCCTTGTCGCGGAAGTCTTCCGCGATGGTCAGACCCGTGAGCGCGACGCGGGCGCGGGCGCCCGGCGGCTCGTTCATCTGGCCGAACACCAGCGCGCACTTCGACTTCACGCTCGGATCGGGGTTCTTCGGATCGGCGTTGACCTTGGATTCGATGAACTCGTGATAGAGGTCGTTGCCCTCGCGGGTGCGCTCGCCGACGCCGGCGAACACGGAGTAGCCGCCGTGCGCCTTGGCGACGTTATTGATCAGCTCCTGAATCAGCACGGTCTTGCCGACGCCGGCGCCGCCGAACAGGCCGATCTTGCCGCCCTTGGC contains:
- a CDS encoding RNA pyrophosphohydrolase; translation: MTNEKPYRPNVGIALFNADGRVLIGHRFKGDGPEIILPGLDWQMPQGGVDEGENLRDAAMRELWEETSVVSADYLGETDWLTYEFPPYDGPQTHRLAKFRGQRQKWFALRFTGRDDEIDPLTPRNGQPAEFDAWRWERLDRVADIVVPFRREVYLAVAGQFAPFAS
- the rlmH gene encoding 23S rRNA (pseudouridine(1915)-N(3))-methyltransferase RlmH, whose product is MRVAVIAVGRLKQGPERELADRYFERFSEAGGKLGFRGLSVYEVAESRARDTATRMAEEAAAISAHVPEKSILVALDERGQNLDSTVFARHLARWRDEGAGHTIFMIGGADGLSPELRRKAKLAIAFGSATWPHQMVRVMLLEQLYRAATILAGHPYHRA
- a CDS encoding divergent polysaccharide deacetylase family protein; protein product: MTETADDLSAPLGQDKPRRKRRLRLPFTATQLLAVLLGLFLVTFAGFALFNKDPLGGEPMTRIAIKPADKAADEKPAAAQDSRHETKEAPKQASPGEQKTVTMIDGSTGARHDVVIGGGDGADKGDAAASAPPPVMAGINPKLLEKSRYGMIPVAADGLKPFNVYAADADRAKAAKMPVVAIVIGGLGVGAAKTTDAIMKLPGAVTLAFTPYGADPGKLAERARAQRHEIFLQIPMEPYDFPDNDPGPQTLLTSLSADQNMDRLYWHLSRMQGYAGIANFMGARFIATEPAMQPIVREAAKRGLGFFDDGSSPRSIAGQTAASQAMPFGRGDIAIDVVPTATEIDRALNKLESTARERGIAVGTASALPVSIDRIAAWTKTLADRGILLVPLTTAMLKSKSS
- a CDS encoding S41 family peptidase; this translates as MMRKTSVILLSAATGAALTLFVTQPRAVFMGSSARAATADTYRQLNLFGDVFERVRSDYVEKPDDTKLIESAISGMLTGLDPHSSYMDAKSFRDMQVQTRGEFGGLGIEVTMEDGLIKVVSPIDDTPASRAGVMANDIITNLDDEAVQGLTLNQAVEKMRGPVNTKIKLKIIRKGQDNPIDVTLVRDNIRVRSVRARVEQDDIGYIRITTFNEQTTEGLKREIGNLSNQIGGDKLKGFIIDLRNNPGGLLEEAVTVSDSFLEKGEIVSTRGRNAEETQRRTAHSGDLTKGKPVIVLVNGGSASASEIVAGALQDHKRATIVGTRSFGKGSVQTIIPLGSGNGALRLTTARYYTPSGKSIQAKGIVPDIEVLQDVPDELKARTDTKGEASLRGHLKNDGDEKTGSQSYVPPDAKDDKALKLAGDLLHGIKNSASAAPAPGGDTKATTDKPKAAN
- a CDS encoding RNA pyrophosphohydrolase, with amino-acid sequence MARYEDLPYRTCVGVMLLNKEGRVFIGRRAGGIEHVDDTHVWQMPQGGVDPGEDTWEAAKRELYEETSVRSVERLGEVPDWLTYDIPRTVAGRAWKGRYRGQRQKWYAVRFTGKDSEINVEKPGGGGHKAEFISWRWEPMKNLTGLIIPFKRPVYERVVQEFSALAEG
- the proB gene encoding glutamate 5-kinase, which produces MASPELSQFRRIVVKVGSALLVDSDKGEVRASWLAALADDMAKLHEEGRDVLVVSSGSIALGRSRLKLPRGPLKLEESQAAAAVGQIALARIWSEVLGTHGIGTGQILVTPQDTEERRRYLNARSTIGKLLEWRAIPVINENDTVATNEIRYGDNDRLAARVATMASADLLVLLSDIDGLYDAPPKNNPNAKLIPVVESISSEIEAVAGDAESELSRGGMRTKVEAAKIATTGGTHMLIASGKIEHPLRAIADGGRCTWFLTPANPITSRKRWIAGTLEPKGTLTIDAGAVTALRAGASLLPAGVIKVEGQFARGDAVIVRGPDSSEVGRGLIAYDADEAERIRGRSSPDVMAILGISGRAEMIHRDDLVVGG
- the rsfS gene encoding ribosome silencing factor, producing MEAQPDADKTLSLILSRLEDMKAEETVTIDLRGKSAYSDYMIVTTGRANRHVGAIAENVTKSLKENGIKNIHVEGLPNCDWVLIDSGDVIVHVFRPEVREFYNLERLYTQGPGAAKAI
- a CDS encoding nicotinate-nucleotide adenylyltransferase, which translates into the protein MNSNFVVPRFLAQAVPPTTAGMRIGLLGGSFNPPHQAHRAISQFALKRLQLDRVWWLVTPGNPLKENGPLRELGARMQAARDVADDPRIEVSCLESVIRTRYTIDTINTLRRRLSGLRFVWIMGADNLAQFHRWQHWRRIADQVPIAVVDRPPQSFRALASPAARALARYRLPEKKAPLLADQPAPAWVFLTGMKLNLSSTGLRNPDGSWKGTK
- a CDS encoding murein hydrolase activator EnvC; the protein is MRAPVLNLLLIASVLQTGVPGASRAQAQAAPPQTAAVSPDAIKQREQELEAARARQKSAEEAQAKLKAEITSLGKDRTQLNQQLIDTAANVRTVEAKIDDTEARLRSLNGREQEMRASLDSRRGDIVEVLAALQRAGRRTPPALLVRPEDALQSLRTAMLLGAVVPELRGRAEKIASELGELVALRKTIASERDQLATDRDRVRSDQTRLTALVEERQRQQAAREKDLDAENSRAIMLSKQVGDLQGLITKMEQDLQSAAKAAEKAAEAARQAEAKEAKLAAASAKSGPGAFKDRSRTTPAIAFASAKGLLPLPVNGNKIRDFGGSDGVGGVQKGISLATRPGSQVTTPCDGWVVYSGPFRSYGQLLILNAGGGYHVLIAGMERISVNIGQFVLTGEPVATMGSTSQVASILATNASQPVLYVEFRKDGTPIDPGPWWAANEGEKVRG
- a CDS encoding F0F1 ATP synthase subunit epsilon, which translates into the protein MATFHFDLVSPEKLAFSGEVDQVDIPGVEGDFGVLAGHAPVVAAIRPGILTITAGGKHEKIIVLGGIAEVSEKGLTVLADVATSLAELDRAQFAETIAEMEESLKEHEGGELDHAIERLDHFKSIQHQLNATAMH
- the atpD gene encoding F0F1 ATP synthase subunit beta — its product is MAAQVGRVTQVIGAVVDVQFEGHLPAILNSLETKNGGNRLVLEVAQHLGESTVRTIAMDTTEGLVRGQEVTDTGAPIRVPVGEGTLGRIINVIGEPIDEAGPVKTEGLRAIHQEAPTYTDQSTEAEILVTGIKVVDLLAPYAKGGKIGLFGGAGVGKTVLIQELINNVAKAHGGYSVFAGVGERTREGNDLYHEFIESKVNADPKNPDPSVKSKCALVFGQMNEPPGARARVALTGLTIAEDFRDKGQDVLFFVDNIFRFTQAGSEVSALLGRIPSAVGYQPTLATDMGALQERITTTQKGSITSVQAIYVPADDLTDPAPATSFAHLDATTTLSRSIAEKGIYPAVDPLDSTSRMLSPLVVGEEHYAVARQVQQVLQRYKALQDIIAILGMDELSEEDKLTVARARKVERFMSQPFHVAEIFTGSPGKFVDLADTIKGFKGLVEGKYDHLPEAAFYMVGTIEEAVEKGKKLAAEAA
- a CDS encoding glutamate-5-semialdehyde dehydrogenase; amino-acid sequence: MAAPLKAVDGNADLQTLMSDLGTRARAAARVLALAPPEQKNRALEAMERAIRSHAAAILAANAEDVAEARASGNATSAFIDRLTLTEGRIEGMAEGIAIVRGIADPVGTVTESWQRPNGMTIERVRVPLGVVGVIFESRPNVAADAGVLCLKSGNAVILRGGSDSFRSCRAIHECLVQGLREAGLPEAAITLVPTRDRAAVGMMLSGLNGAIDVIVPRGGKSLVARVEQEARVPVFAHLEGVNHVYVDASADLAMAKSIVLNAKMRRTGVCGAAETLLVDRAAAGKNLKPLVEMLLDAGCEVRGDDAVQKTDARVKPASEDDWDTEYLDAIIAAKVVDGVDGAIAHIQNHGSHHTDAIVSADEAAANKFLSEVDSAIVLHNASTQFADGGEFGFGAEIGIATGRFHARGPVGAEQLTSFKYRVHGTGQTRP